TCGAGGTCGATGCCCTGATCGGCAAGGCTGCGGTGATCGATGCGCGCGTCAATGTCGAGTTCGGCAAGGCGCGTGTTGACATGGGTCTCCCAGCGTTCGCGCCAGCGCCCAACATTCTCATGATCGTTCCACTCGCGCACCTTCGCCCCGAAGCCAGCGGTGCCGTCCTCGCGCTGCACAACCTCCCGCATGGTGAGCATGACATGGGCGTGCGGCTTGGGCTGGCCGTCCGCGCCCATGTCCCAATGCACATTGAGGTCGGCGATCATGCCGAGATCGACAAACTGCGCGGACACGAAATCGCGGGCCAGTTCGATGCCCTGCGCCTTTGTCATTTCGCGGGGAATGGCAAACTCGACCTCGCGGGCGAGTTGGGCGTCCTTGCGCTTCTCGAATGCCTCGACATCGTTCCAGAGGCGCTCGCGGTCGTGCCATTGTTCGGGCGCACCTTCCGGCAGCATGATTTCGCTATGCTCGACGCCGGAGCGGGCACGGAAATCATGATCGCGGTCGAGGCGCTCGTCGTGCAGCCGCTCGCCCGCACGGTAGGCGGCAGCGGATATGGCGGAACGGCCCGCCGCACGACTGATGACCTGAACGGAGAAATGGAAGATCGCCATGATGGCAAACCATCTACGCCATCAAAGCGCACGTCGGAACGACGTATAAGCGCGCCCTTCTCGAAAATTTCTCGGACGGGACTAGGCGGTGTCAGGCTGTCCCGGCGACTCTACTGCACACCGGGCGGGATCATCTTATCATAGCGCCATCGTCACTCAATGGAGACTTTGCGATGCGTAAACCCCGTGATTTTGATTCGGAACTTAAAGCCCTGGCTGACAAGGCGAGGCAACTCAGGGAACGGCGCGTGAGGCAGCTTGGCGAACTGGTGACAGCGACCGGGGCCGATGCGCTCGACGTGGACGTGCTGGCCGGGGCGCTGCTTCATGCCACTACGGTGAAAGACGCCGCGACAAAGGAGGGCTGGCGCAAGACAGGCTCGGTCTTCTTTCTCGGCAAAGGCGGCAAGCCTGCGGGCGGACCTTCTGGCCAGCAGAGCGGCACTCTCCCGCTCGGCGACGGCGCAACATCGGCTTGAGGCTCGGAAGGCGCGAACCGACATGCGGGACTGGGCCATCGCACGCCGCGAACGCACGCGGCATTTGATCGAATTGGGCGGGCTGGTCGTCAAGGCCGGGCTGGTCGATCTGACCCATGATGACCGGGCAACGATCTACGGCGCGTTCCTCACGGTTGCCGACCGGCTGCGCGGGGACGAGCGTACTAATGCGCTTGCCCTGTGGAAGCGCAAGGGCAAGCGGGCCTTCGAGGCGGAACAGGGCGACGGTTAGCGCGAAACCGACAAGCGCACATTGCCGCCCGGTTCTGCCTGATACTCGACCATCGCCGCTATGGGTGGGCTGCTCTTGTCGCAATAGCGCACGGTGATGACGCTCTCCCGGATCGCGGGACATAGGCTGGAGCCATAGAGAATGTCCGCCAGCGCGTCGAAGGTCGTCGCCTTGGCGCGATAGGCACCGGTCCACCGCACCGTCCAAATGTCTTCATTGGCCTTGACTCGGTAGCCCGCCCTTTGCGCAACGTCCATGACCGCGCCAAGCACCGTGTCCGCGCGCACGTCGAAGTCCAGCACGGCGGAGAGGTCAGCGGGTTTGGAACGGACGGCCTGCGCTGAACTTAAACGCCATAGCGTTGCCTCCGCGCCAGCCATGAAGAAGCACAGGCAGACAATCGCCAAGGGCAGATGGTCAACCCAGCGCATGAACC
The sequence above is drawn from the Sphingobium sp. AP49 genome and encodes:
- a CDS encoding conjugal transfer protein TraD, whose protein sequence is MRDWAIARRERTRHLIELGGLVVKAGLVDLTHDDRATIYGAFLTVADRLRGDERTNALALWKRKGKRAFEAEQGDG
- a CDS encoding conjugal transfer protein TraD, which encodes MRKPRDFDSELKALADKARQLRERRVRQLGELVTATGADALDVDVLAGALLHATTVKDAATKEGWRKTGSVFFLGKGGKPAGGPSGQQSGTLPLGDGATSA